A window of Sedimentibacter sp. MB31-C6 genomic DNA:
TGTCAGAAGTCGCAGAAATAAAAATTGAAAATGGACCAATAAATATAACGAGGGAAAATCAAGTAAGAGTATTAACTGTAAGTGGAAGTGTATTAGGCAGAGATGTTCAATCTGTTTCGACTGAAATTAAACAATTGCTTGAAGAATATGAAATGCCAAATGGTTATGAATATACATTTGGTGGAGAAACAGAGCAAATAGCAGAAACATTTGGTGATTTATTCTTAGCAATGGCTATGGCAGTGTTACTTGTTTATATGATAATAGCTGCACAATTTGAATCTTTAATACAGCCTTTGTCAATTATGTTTTCTGTACCATTAGCTTTATCAGGTGGATTTATTGCGCTATTTATAACGGGTATACCTTTAAGTGTAGTTGGAATAATTGGATTTATTATACTTATTGGTATAGTAGTTAATAATGCAATAGTATTAGTAGATTATATCAATAAAAGACGAAGTAATGGTGAAGACAGAACTGTTGCAATAATGAAAGCAGGTCCAATAAGAATAAGACCTATTCTTATGACGGCGTTAACTACAATATTAGGACTCGTTCCAATGTCAATAGGTATTGGAGAAGGAGGAGAATTGACTCAACCAATGGGTGTTGTGGTTATAGGTGGTTTAGCTTTTTCTACAGTACTAACACTGATAATAGTGCCTGTTATATATACAATTTTTGATGATATTTCAGAATTCTTTAAAAGAAAATTTAAAAAGAATAAAAATGAAATTATGAACCAAATTTAAGGAGGCGTTATGGCGGTTAAGAATCAAAAACGTAATGATATATTAGCTTCTGCCAGGACTCTATTTAAGGAAAAGGGATTTCATAATACTAAAATGGAAGAAATAGCTTTAAATGCTGGCGTAGGAAAGGGAACACTCTATGGGTATTTTAGCAATAAGCAGGAAATTTTCGATGAAACTTGTATTGAAAGAGTTTCTATGATTCTAGAAGTTATTGAAGAAATAAGCAATAAAGATATTAGTTTTAGAGAAAAGCTTTTTAAAATGCTAAGTTTAAAAGAAAATGAATTGGATTATGAAGATGTATCTATAGAAAGTATAATGTCAAATAAAAATATTGTATCAGAAAAAGTTGTAAAAGCTATGATGAGTTATGTATTTGATGTTTATACAATAATAATTAAAATGGTAGATCAAGGAAAAAACGAAGGTGTCGTTAAAAAAGGTGTTTCTTCTGATATAATAGCTACTTTAATTGTAGGTGCTATGGGTGAATATATTAGAATAAAAAGTTTTAAACGTGAGAATAGTATAAAAGAAGAAGAGCATATTATAGACTTGCTTTTTAATGGATTTGGTGTAAAATAAAAGTATATTACTAGATAAACAGGAGGATATAATGAAAAGAAAAATAGCTTTGTTATTAACATTGGTACTTTTGATGAGTACTCTACAAATTAGTTATGCTGTAGCTAATGAAGAATCAGTAAAGACAGTTGAAAATGAAATTGAAACTAATGATATTTTAGAACTTTCTATAGAAGATGCTATTAATTTAGCAATAGAAAACGACAGGGAAATGTGGAAAATCAAAGATGGCATCAAAGAAATGCAGGATATGAGAAGTGCTAATAAAAGTGCAAAAGATCAAATTGAAGAATTAGAAGATTATGGGATAGATGTAAGCAGTAAAAGTGTTGAAGATATATTAGTAAGAAATAAATATTATGTTATTTTGGCAAATGCTAAAATGGAAGAATTAGAAAAAAGCAAAGAACTTTTAAATATAGGAATAGAAATAGAAACTAAATCATTATATTACAATGTTTTAGTGGCAGAAAAAACTATTGAAATAAATGAAGCTAAATTAAATAGCGCTAAAGAACAATTAAGAGTAATCAGTTTAAAATTCGACAATGGTTCAGCTACTAAGGCAGAGGTTTTAAATGGAGAAATGGCAGTGCAGCAAGCTCAAACTGATTTAGATTCTGCAAATGATGATTTGAATATAGCTAAATTAGATTTACTAAATAAATTAAATTTACCTTTTGACACTAAAGTAGAATTAGTAGACAAGGATTTAAATTATGTTCCAACAGAAGAAATCAACTTAGATGAAGTTATAGAAACAGCAAAAGAAGAAAGACCTGAAATTTTAGTTGCAGAAAATAACTTAGAAGTACAAAAGATTGAAACACATGCTTATACAGCTTATTATACATCAAATTTAAGACAACATAAAGCTGCTGAAGAAAAGCTAAAAGATGCTGAGTTAAATATTCCTCAAGCATACAAGGATGTAGAACTTGATGTTAGAAAATCATACCTTAATTTAATTAAGGCTGAAAGAGCTCTTGTAAATATGGATAAAACTGTTGAACTTGCAAGAGAAGCAGCAAGAATTAATAAACTTTTATACGAAAATGGAATGGCAGCATCAATAGATGTGATAGAAGCTGATACTAATTTAGCTCAAGCAGAAATAGGAAGATATCAGTTATTAGTAGCTTATAATATTAATAAACTTATGTTTGATAACTCAAATTTAATCGGAACTACTCCAAGCAAATAATATTGTAGGGTATGCATTGTATGCATACCGCAGACTCCTAAAATCAGGATCGCGGGACGCATGCAATGCGTCCCCTACATTTTAAACTTACCACCTATCACTTTTAATATTGTAACTGTAAAACCTACATACATGTTTATACCAAATACAAATCCCCCTAAACCATATAACATCAGTTTTTTGAAGTATTTATCAGCAAAAGAATTAAACATTTCGTGAATTTTCTTAGGCTCCATATTTTCTATTTCTTCACGGGCAATTTTGTCAAGTTCTATTGATTTCAGTAACTCATCTATATTATTTCTTACACTGTTAATTGACGAATTAACGAAAATATTTAAAAAATATGATTTTGTTTTTTCATCTATAAAACTAAAATTACAATTAGTTGATTCATTCAACAATGAACTATAAAAATTTTTCAAATGAATTTCTGTTTTAGGATTATTTAATAATTTCATTACAAATAATTCTGTTGATTTCATAAATTCATCTTTATCAATAAATTCACTTAAATTATTTTGTGATACATATTCTTTGTATTCTTTTATTAAAAAACTAAAAGAAT
This region includes:
- a CDS encoding TetR/AcrR family transcriptional regulator; its protein translation is MAVKNQKRNDILASARTLFKEKGFHNTKMEEIALNAGVGKGTLYGYFSNKQEIFDETCIERVSMILEVIEEISNKDISFREKLFKMLSLKENELDYEDVSIESIMSNKNIVSEKVVKAMMSYVFDVYTIIIKMVDQGKNEGVVKKGVSSDIIATLIVGAMGEYIRIKSFKRENSIKEEEHIIDLLFNGFGVK
- a CDS encoding TolC family protein; protein product: MKRKIALLLTLVLLMSTLQISYAVANEESVKTVENEIETNDILELSIEDAINLAIENDREMWKIKDGIKEMQDMRSANKSAKDQIEELEDYGIDVSSKSVEDILVRNKYYVILANAKMEELEKSKELLNIGIEIETKSLYYNVLVAEKTIEINEAKLNSAKEQLRVISLKFDNGSATKAEVLNGEMAVQQAQTDLDSANDDLNIAKLDLLNKLNLPFDTKVELVDKDLNYVPTEEINLDEVIETAKEERPEILVAENNLEVQKIETHAYTAYYTSNLRQHKAAEEKLKDAELNIPQAYKDVELDVRKSYLNLIKAERALVNMDKTVELAREAARINKLLYENGMAASIDVIEADTNLAQAEIGRYQLLVAYNINKLMFDNSNLIGTTPSK